One Arthrobacter sp. B3I4 genomic window, GCCCAGGCCCAGGGCGTCTTCGACACCAAAGGCGTCTTCGCCGGGATGTTCATTCTGATGATCGTGGTGCTCATCATCGATCTCCTCGTCAACCGCCTGGAACGACACCTGCTTCGTTGGCGTCCCGTCCAGTCCTCCTAGCCAGCCAACCCGCCATTACCCCTCAGAAGGGACCTCAGATGACACAGCATGAAAACCGGGCCAGGCGCCGGAGCATCTTCCGCCCGGTCACCCTTGTCGCCGCAATTGCTCTTGCCCTTTCCGCCTGCGGCACGCCGTCGGCCGCGCCCCCGGGTCAGTCCGGCAGCGCCGCAGCCGGCGGCGGCAGCAGTTCCAAGGTGACCATCGGCGTCGGCGGTCAGACTCTGCTGACCTACCTGCCGACGACGCTCGCGCAGGAACTCGGCTACTACAAGGACGAGGGCGTGACGGTCGAGCTTCAGGACCTGCAGGGCGGCTCCAAGGCGCTGACGGCGATGGTTGGCGGCAGCACCAACGTGACCAGCGGGTACTACGAGCACACCATCCAGATGCAGGCCAAGAACCAGAAGATCAAAGCGTTTGTGGACATGGGAAGGTCCTCCGGGCTGGTGCTGCTGGTCGCGCCGAAGAATGAGGGCAAAATCAAGACCCTCGCCGACCTCAAGGGCAAGAACGTGGGCGTCACCGCCCCCGGGTCCTCAACCGACATGTTCATCAAATACCTCCTTTCAAAGAACGGCCTGCAGACGACGGACGCAGCTGTGTCAGCCATCGGTGCAGGCTCCTCCGCCGTGGCGGCCGTGGAACAGGGCCAGGTTGACGCCGCCGTCATGCTGGAACCGGATGTCTCGGTCTTGAGCAAGCGGATCGGCCACGATCCGGTCATCATCGAAGACGTCCGTTCCGCCGACGGACTCAAGGAAGTTTTCGAGACGGACGCCTGGCCGTCTTCGAGTCTTTACGCCAAGACGGAGTGGCTGGACGCCAACAAGGAAACCGCCGGCAAGCTCGCCAAGGCCATCAAGCGGACCCTGGAATTCATCGCCGGACACTCCGGGGAGGAGATCGCGGCCAAGATGCCTGAGAGCTACTCCGGGGGCGACAAGGCCCTTTACGCCAAGGTGATTGAGGACTTGAAGAAGACGCTGAGCAAGGACGGCGCCTTCACCGAAGACGGAGTCCAGGCGGTGCTGAAGACACAGCAGGTGGCCAATCCGGAAGTCGGTAACAAGGACATCAAGCTGTCGGAAACGTACACGAACGAGTTCGTGAAGTAGAACCCCTTAGCCCCATCGAGGGCCCGCTGTCCGGCTACGGACGGCGGGCCCTCTCGCGTTCTGCCCGACGGCGGCAGGTGTCGTCGCCCGACGACTGCTAGGGGCCGCTCGGCTTCCCGTCATCCGGCTCGCCCTCGTCCCGGCGCCGGAAGTCCCCGGGCCAGTCAGACCGACGGATCCGCCGCAGTTCCTCGACCGGCCCAAGATGGCCCCACTCATCACGGCCGAGCCGCGCCAGGGGGCCAAGCAAATCAATCCGGGGATGGTTTCCTTCCAGGACGTCCGCCGAGACCGCTGCGTGGGTAACCTCGCCGAAGACCAGGACACAGTCACCCATGGCCAGGGTGGAATGCAGCCGGCATTCCAGGGCCACCGGGGATTCCGCTACCCGAGGCACGCTGACCGTCACGCTGGCTTCCCGGGTGAGACCTGCGGCGTCAAACTCGCTGACCTCCGGCGGGAAATTCGTGCCGGTCGCGTTGACCTCGGCGAGGAAATCAGCGGGCGCGAGACTCACCACAAATTCCCCCCGCTCGTTGATGTTCCGCAGCGTATCCTTCCGGCCCACCGAGGTGAACTGGATGATCGGCGGCGTCACCGACGCGACAGTAAAGAAGGAATGCGGAGCCAGATTGTCCACGCCGCCCGCTGAGGTGCTGGACACCCACGCGATGGGCCGGGGAACGATAACCGCCGTCAGCAGGCGGTAGAACTCCGCGGAGGACAGGTCCGCCGGGCTGAAATCCTTGCGCATGCTCCCAGCCTAGCGGCGTGCCCGGTGGACAGTTCCGCACGAACAGGCCCGAGCGGCTTGATACACCTAGCGGGCGGACCAGCCGCCGTCCATGGTGTAGCTCGCGCCGGTGACCATGCCGGCGTCGTCCGAGGCCAGCCACGCCACCAGCGAGGCGACCTCCTCCGGCTCGACCAGGCGCTTCACAGCCGCCTCGGTGAGCATGATCTTGGCGAGCACCTCGGACTCCGGGATGCCGTGCACCTTGGCCTGGTCGGCGATCTGCGACTCCACGAGCGGCGTGCGGACGTACCCGGGGTTAATGCAATTGGAAGTAACACCGTGGGCGCCGCCTTCCAGCGCCGTCACCTTGCTCAGCCCTTCCAGGCCGTGCTTGGCCGAGACGTAGGCACTCTTGAACGGCGAGGCGCGTAGACCGTGCACCGATGACAGGTTGATGATCCGGCCGAAATTGTTCGCGTACATGTGCGGCAGCGCAGCACGGATCAGCAGGAACGGCGCTTCCAGCATGAGCGTGATGATCCGGCGGAAATCGGCCGGATCGAAGTCCTCGATCGGGCTGATGCGCTGGATCCCTGCGTTGTTGACCAGGATGTCGCAGTCCAGGGTCAGCGTCTGCAGCGCTTCGACGTCGAGCAGGTTCACGCCCCAGGCGGTGCCCCCCACTTCGTCGGCAAGGGTACGGGCGGCGGCTTCGTCGACGTCGGCCACCACAACCTTCGCGCCCCTTGCGGCGAGCGCACGAACGCTGGCAGCGCCGATGCCGCCCGCGCCGCCGGTGACCAGTGCCTTGCGGCCGTTGAGCGAGTTTTCCATATACCCAGCCTTCCAGTTCAGAGAGTTTGCCACCGTGGTATGGGCTCCGTTGAGTATGGCCGCAGATTCCCGGCCGCTCAATGGTCAAAAGGGCACGATGTGTGTGCAGAATTGCACATATGAATGCAAACCCTGACGACCTGCTCGTGCTGCTGGCGGTCTCCCGCTCGGCGAAGTTCACGACCGCGGCCCAGGTCCTTGGCCTGAACCACACCACGGTCTCCCGCAGGATCGCCGCCCTGGAGAAGTCGCTGGGTGGCCGGGTGCTGTCCCGCGCTTCCGGCGGCTGGGAACTCACCGACCTCGGCGCCGCGGCGGTCGCCGTCGCCGAAGAGGTGGAGAGCGCCGTCCGCTCGCTGGAACAGCCCGGCACGACGCCGGACCCGATCACCGGCGTCGTACGCATGACGGCGACCGACGGTTTCAGCGCCTACATCGCCGCTCCCGCAGTGGCGCGGCTGCGCCGGGACCACCCCGGGCTCAGCGTGGAGATCATCACGGTGACCCGGCGTGCCCTGCAGCAGCGTTCCGGGCTCGACATCGAGGTGGTGGTCGGTGAGCCGCAGGTGCACCGGGCCGAGGCCGCCCGGCTGGGCGAGTACATGCTGGGCATGTACGCCTCCCGGAGCTATCTAGCGGAATACGGAACGCCGGCATCGGTGGATGAACTCAAGGAGCACCCACTGGTCTATTTTGTCGATTCGATGCTTCAGGTGGATGACCTTGACGCGCCGCGCCGGCTGGTGCCCACGATGCGGGACGGGCTGAGCTCAACCAACGTCTTCGTCCATGTGGAGGCGACGCGGGCGGGGGCGGGAATTGGTTTTCTGCCCTGCTTTGCCGCGGACCTGCACCAGGATCTGGTTCGATTGCTGCCCGAGCAGTTCGCGGAGCTGCTCCCCTACTGGATGGTGCTTCGGCCCGATTCTTTGCGCCGGCCGGCCGTGGCGGCCGTCGTGCAGGCCCTGCGCGAGCAGACCGAGGCACACCGCGAGGCGCTGATGGGCCGCGGAACCCCTTCGACTGCTCCGTAGGGGTCGCGTTTTGGGGTGCCAAAACGACCGTTACGGAGCAGCCGATTGGGGTTCGGACGACGGCGGGGCGGGGGCCGGCGGGTCGTGGCGGACCGCGGCGCCGGCTGCGAAGGCCCGTACCTTGGCGTCGTGCCAG contains:
- a CDS encoding flavin reductase family protein, with product MRKDFSPADLSSAEFYRLLTAVIVPRPIAWVSSTSAGGVDNLAPHSFFTVASVTPPIIQFTSVGRKDTLRNINERGEFVVSLAPADFLAEVNATGTNFPPEVSEFDAAGLTREASVTVSVPRVAESPVALECRLHSTLAMGDCVLVFGEVTHAAVSADVLEGNHPRIDLLGPLARLGRDEWGHLGPVEELRRIRRSDWPGDFRRRDEGEPDDGKPSGP
- a CDS encoding 3-hydroxybutyrate dehydrogenase, which translates into the protein MLNGAHTTVANSLNWKAGYMENSLNGRKALVTGGAGGIGAASVRALAARGAKVVVADVDEAAARTLADEVGGTAWGVNLLDVEALQTLTLDCDILVNNAGIQRISPIEDFDPADFRRIITLMLEAPFLLIRAALPHMYANNFGRIINLSSVHGLRASPFKSAYVSAKHGLEGLSKVTALEGGAHGVTSNCINPGYVRTPLVESQIADQAKVHGIPESEVLAKIMLTEAAVKRLVEPEEVASLVAWLASDDAGMVTGASYTMDGGWSAR
- a CDS encoding LysR family transcriptional regulator, with amino-acid sequence MNANPDDLLVLLAVSRSAKFTTAAQVLGLNHTTVSRRIAALEKSLGGRVLSRASGGWELTDLGAAAVAVAEEVESAVRSLEQPGTTPDPITGVVRMTATDGFSAYIAAPAVARLRRDHPGLSVEIITVTRRALQQRSGLDIEVVVGEPQVHRAEAARLGEYMLGMYASRSYLAEYGTPASVDELKEHPLVYFVDSMLQVDDLDAPRRLVPTMRDGLSSTNVFVHVEATRAGAGIGFLPCFAADLHQDLVRLLPEQFAELLPYWMVLRPDSLRRPAVAAVVQALREQTEAHREALMGRGTPSTAP
- a CDS encoding ABC transporter substrate-binding protein, yielding MTQHENRARRRSIFRPVTLVAAIALALSACGTPSAAPPGQSGSAAAGGGSSSKVTIGVGGQTLLTYLPTTLAQELGYYKDEGVTVELQDLQGGSKALTAMVGGSTNVTSGYYEHTIQMQAKNQKIKAFVDMGRSSGLVLLVAPKNEGKIKTLADLKGKNVGVTAPGSSTDMFIKYLLSKNGLQTTDAAVSAIGAGSSAVAAVEQGQVDAAVMLEPDVSVLSKRIGHDPVIIEDVRSADGLKEVFETDAWPSSSLYAKTEWLDANKETAGKLAKAIKRTLEFIAGHSGEEIAAKMPESYSGGDKALYAKVIEDLKKTLSKDGAFTEDGVQAVLKTQQVANPEVGNKDIKLSETYTNEFVK